A genome region from Populus alba chromosome 3, ASM523922v2, whole genome shotgun sequence includes the following:
- the LOC118028607 gene encoding uncharacterized protein isoform X2 — protein sequence MDRNLGKSVVDQQKNYEQIQSNNMEARNEGKGSVNQRFFHDPSANINTNMRPPDYNMSMGARPVLNYSIQTGEEFALEFMRERVNPRQQFFPNAHIDPNSSTSYVGLEGVLGISHMGSESGADISMISSVEKARNQESDRKGSSVNEDQSYYDPVPSVPRTSPRNDSSRGIHGYPSSGASDSSSTKLKFLCSFGGTILPRPSDGKLRYVGGETRIIRISKNISWQELMQKTVAIYNQSHTIKYQLPGEDLDALVSVSCDEDLQNMMEECNVSEDGGSKKPRMFLFSCNDLEDSQFGLGSGEGENSEIQYVVAVNGMDLGSRKNSMNLASASGNNLDELLCLNVERESGRVAAEFTGSNVPSSAVNMLPSTIQSSQPVPMISSSAQESNSQPYHGQKMHRGDNSQRPASSMQPIESFSHVDGKGINPLPVPVQFGFGSHLPDHSTVGENLVGVPFHVYPPTQQGVLAEEKPYSGIHVQNAEVSLKDTKLKRDSSGKKINEPEKVKTMDKEAAKKELKMKRDDSFQKLNETFKIRAVESDTVSLHPHDSSAPNYTSREEVSVANSMQEVGSPLQLMKSNKGPQEAVLSLMSTEAVTEGIKNNRDDHFHSSGDPFAPGYGGSEADPTDFSYPEPSVVSHRVFHSERIPREQAELNRLSKSDDSFDPQILITQARSGSQPVIESIDKLHEGNVASQTDQPRTSARSRYANPQTVEDGLAQFEKYKEFADNISKVNPNIAQGLGSNVQKSELRRVVFNPVDDYEGSQVKGNYTDRSINDNKAVGLTHSIASQRTSSKHPEDPALGPQEFERTDIGADNNNGNNTKVSVQPLAWTESPVRAVSQGEPSFGVGTPESKDIRIDINDRFPPDFLSDIFSKAKIHETGLGPQEFERTDIGADNNNGNNTKVSVQPLAWTESPVRAVSQGEPSFGVGTPESKDIRIDINDRFPPDFLSEIFSKAKTHETGVSPVHVDGVGLSLNMENHDPKRRSYFQNLAQDQSARKVFSLIDQDHLSYSSSLTNVEGGAPIDYSYPPLKSDGVGLPHIEEDVRQETSGVVGLNTMDSHTDYGHFELKGTESAWLDGVNARIPESEYEIIKNEDLEELRELGSGTFGTVYHGKWRGTDVAIKRIKKSCFTGRTSEQERLTTEFWREAEILSKLHHPNVVAFYGVVQDGPGGTLATVTEFMVNGSLRHVLLSKDRHLDHRKRLIIAMDAAFGMEYLHSKNIVHFDLKCDNLLVNLKDPLRPICKVGDFGLSKIKRNTLVTGGVRGTLPWMAPELLNGSSSKVSEKVDVFSFAIVLWEILTGEEPYANMHYGAIIGGIVNNTLRPPVPSFCDPEWRLLMEQCWAPDPMARPSFTEIARRLRVMSDACQTKQMPK from the exons ATGGACAGGAATCTGGGAAAAAGCGTGGTAGATCAACAGAAAAACTATGAACAAATTCAATCCAATAACATGGAAgctagaaatgaagggaaggggTCTGTAAACCAAAGATTTTTCCATGATCCATCAGCTAATATAAATACTAACATGCGACCTCCTGACTACAACATGTCAATGGGAGCTAGGCCTGTGCTAAATTACTCCATTCAGACTGGTGAGGAATTCGCTCTTGAATTTATGCGGGAGAGGGTGAACCCCAGGCAACAGTTCTTTCCAAATGCTCACATTGATCCTAATAGTTCAACTAGCTATGTGGGACTGGAGGGTGTGTTGGGAATATCCCATATGGGTTCTGAAAGTGGGGCTGACATCTCTATGATTAGCTCGGTTGAAAAAGCTCGGAACCAGGAGTCTGACAGGAAGGGGTCTTCTGTTAATGAAGATCAAAGTTATTATGACCCTGTCCCATCAGTACCGCGAACCTCACCGAGAAATGACAGCAGTCGAGGAATTCATGGTTATCCATCTTCAGGAGCTTCTGATAGTTCATCAACAAAGTTGAAGTTTCTCTGCAGCTTTGGTGGTACAATTTTGCCTCGTCCCAGTGATGGAAAGCTGAGATATGTTGGGGGTGAAACACGCATTATCCGAATAAGCAAAAATATTTCTTGGCAGGAGCTTATGCAGAAAACAGTGGCAATTTACAATCAATCTCACACTATAAAATATCAGCTTCCTGGTGAAGATCTGGATGCGTTGGTTTCTGTATCCTGTGACGAGGATCTTCAGAACATGATGGAAGAATGCAATGTATCAGAAGATGGGGGGTCAAAGAAGCCTAGGATGTTCCTTTTTTCTTGCAATGATCTAGAGGACTCCCAGTTTGGCCTAGGAAGTGGAGAGGGTGAGAATTCTGAGATTCAATATGTAGTTGCTGTAAATGGTATGGACTTGGGTTCAAGGAAGAATTCAATGAATCTGGCAAGTGCATCTGGGAACAATTTGGATGAGTTGCTCTGTCTTAATGTTGAGAGGGAAAGCGGTCGAGTTGCAGCTGAATTTACTGGCAGTAATGTCCCGTCTTCAGCTGTTAATATGCTGCCATCAACAATTCAATCCTCTCAACCAGTGCCGATGATTTCATCTAGTGCCCAAGAATCTAATTCACAACCTTACCATGGCCAGAAAATGCACCGTGGAGATAATAGCCAGCGCCCAGCGTCATCCATGCAACCTATTGAGAGCTTCTCCCATGTGGATGGAAAGGGCATCAATCCATTGCCGGTCCCAGTTCAATTTGGTTTTGGTTCTCATCTTCCTGACCATTCAACAGTTGGGGAAAATTTAGTGGGAGTGCCTTTCCATGTGTATCCTCCAACACAACAGGGGGTTTTGGCAGAAGAGAAACCGTATAGTGGCATTCATGTGCAAAATGCAGAAGTGTCTCTAAAGGATACAAAACTCAAAAGAGATAGCtcaggaaagaaaataaatgaacctGAGAAAGTTAAAACTATGGATAAGGAGGCAGCTAAAAAGGAATTGAAAATGAAGCGGGATGATTCATTCCAGAAGCTTAatgaaacttttaaaattcGGGCAGTGGAAAGTGATACTGTTTCCTTGCATCCACATGATAGTTCTGCTCCAAATTACACTTCTAGAGAAGAAGTATCGGTTGCCAATTCAATGCAAGAAGTAGGATCACCACTGCAGCTCATGAAAAGTAATAAAGGGCCCCAAGAAGCTGTACTCAGTTTGATGTCCACTGAAGCTGTGACTGAagggataaaaaataacagGGATGACCATTTCCATTCATCTGGTGATCCATTTGCCCCAGGATATGGGGGTTCTGAGGCTGATCCAACAGATTTTAGCTATCCTGAACCATCTGTGGTTTCTCATCGGGTTTTCCATTCTGAGCGAATTCCCAGGGAGCAGGCAGAATTAAATCGCTTGTCAAAATCTGATGATTCTTTTGATCCTCAGATTCTAATAACTCAAGCACGTTCTGGTTCTCAACCAGTTATAGAATCGATTGATAAGTTGCATGAAGGAAATGTGGCTTCCCAGACTGACCAGCCCCGCACATCTGCAAGATCGCGTTATGCAAATCCCCAGACTGTTGAAGATGGACTCGCACAGTTTGAAAAGTATAAAGAATTTGCTGATAACATCAGTAAAGTAAATCCCAATATTGCTCAAGGTCTAGGGTCAAACGTGCAGAAATCTGAATTGAGACGTGTTGTTTTTAATCCAGTGGATGATTATGAAGGTTCCCAGGTTAAAGGTAACTACACTGATCGCTCTATCAATGATAACAAAGCAGTTGGGTTGACACATTCCATAGCAAGTCAGAGAACTTCTAGTAAGCACCCAGAAGATCCTGCTTTGGGGCCTCAAGAGTTTGAAAGAACTGATATTGGTGCTGATAATAACAATGGGAACAACACCAAGGTGAGTGTGCAGCCTCTGGCATGGACAGAGAGCCCAGTTAGAGCTGTTTCTCAAGGGGAGCCCAGCTTTGGTGTTGGCACTCCTGAGTCCAAAGACATACGAATTGATATAAATGACCGGTTTCCTCCTGATTTCCTGTCTGATATTTTCTCAAAAGCAAAAATCCATGAGACTGGTTTGGGGCCTCAAGAGTTTGAAAGAACTGATATTGGTGCTGATAATAACAATGGGAACAACACCAAGGTGAGTGTGCAGCCTCTGGCATGGACAGAGAGCCCAGTTAGAGCTGTTTCTCAAGGGGAGCCCAGCTTTGGTGTTGGCACTCCTGAGTCCAAAGACATACGAATCGATATAAATGACCGGTTTCCTCCTGATTTCCTGTCTGAGATTTTCTCAAAAGCGAAAACCCATGAGACTGGGGTCAGTCCAGTGCATGTTGATGGAGTGGGCTTGAGCTTGAACATGGAGAATCATGACCCAAAACGCCGGTCTTACTTTCAGAATTTGGCTCAAGATCAGTCTGCCAGGAAAGTTTTTTCCCTAATAGACCAAGACCATCTGAGTTATTCATCCTCGCTTACAAATGTTGAAGGAGGGGCTCCCATAGATTATAGTTATCCACCCTTAAAGTCTGATGGAGTTGGCTTGCCTCACATTGAGGAAGATGTTCGGCAAGAGACATCTGGTGTTGTTGGACTGAACACCATGGATTCCCACACAGATTATGGTCATTTTGAGCTGAAAGGCACTGAGAGTGCGTGGTTGGATGGGGTGAATGCTAGAATACCTGAATCAGAGTATGAG ATCATAAAAAATGAGGACCTGGAAGAGCTGAGAGAATTGGGGTCTGGCACATTTGGTACTGTTTATCATGGAAAATGGAGGGGTACGGATGTTGCCATTAAGCGAATAAAAAAGAGCTGCTTCACCGGCCGCACATCAGAACAAGAAAGATTG accACGGAGTTCTGGCGTGAAGCCGAAATTCTTTCAAAGCTTCACCACCCCAATGTTGTTGCATTTTATGGAGTGGTGCAGGATGGACCAGGAGGAACACTAGCCACTGTGACAGAGTTCATGGTGAATGGCTCTCTTAGACATGTTTTACTTAGCAAGGACAG GCATCTTGATCATCGTAAGCGTCTGATTATTGCGATGGATGCAGCTTTTGGAATGGAATATTTGCATTCAAAGAACATTGTGCATTTTGATTTGAAATGTGACAACTTGCTTGTCAACCTGAAGGATCCTTTACGACCTATTTGCAAG GTAGGTGATTTTGGTTTGTCAAAGATCAAAAGGAATACCTTGGTTACTGGTGGTGTAAGGGGAACTCTTCCATGGATGGCTCCAGAACTCCTGAATGGTAGCAGCAGTAAGGTTTCTGAAAAG GTTGATGTGTTCTCATTCGCCATTGTCTTATGGGAGATTCTCACTGGTGAAGAGCCTTATGCCAATATGCATTATGGTGCAATCATAG GAGGCATAGTTAATAACACCTTGAGACCGCCTGTGCCAAGCTTTTGTGACCCGGAATGGAGATTGCTAATGGAGCAGTGTTGGGCACCTGATCCCATGGCCCGTCCATCATTCACAGAGATCGCCAGGCGCTTACGCGTCATGTCAGACGCATGTCAAACTAAACAGATGCCCAAGTAG
- the LOC118028607 gene encoding RAF-like serine/threonine-protein kinase PRAF isoform X1 — protein sequence MDRNLGKSVVDQQKNYEQIQSNNMEARNEGKGSVNQRFFHDPSANINTNMRPPDYNMSMGARPVLNYSIQTGEEFALEFMRERVNPRQQFFPNAHIDPNSSTSYVGLEGVLGISHMGSESGADISMISSVEKARNQESDRKGSSVNEDQSYYDPVPSVPRTSPRNDSSRGIHGYPSSGASDSSSTKLKFLCSFGGTILPRPSDGKLRYVGGETRIIRISKNISWQELMQKTVAIYNQSHTIKYQLPGEDLDALVSVSCDEDLQNMMEECNVSEDGGSKKPRMFLFSCNDLEDSQFGLGSGEGENSEIQYVVAVNGMDLGSRKNSMNLASASGNNLDELLCLNVERESGRVAAEFTGSNVPSSAVNMLPSTIQSSQPVPMISSSAQESNSQPYHGQKMHRGDNSQRPASSMQPIESFSHVDGKGINPLPVPVQFGFGSHLPDHSTVGENLVGVPFHVYPPTQQGVLAEEKPYSGIHVQNAEVSLKDTKLKRDSSGKKINEPEKVKTMDKEAAKKELKMKRDDSFQKLNETFKIRAVESDTVSLHPHDSSAPNYTSREEVSVANSMQEVGSPLQLMKSNKGPQEAVLSLMSTEAVTEGIKNNRDDHFHSSGDPFAPGYGGSEADPTDFSYPEPSVVSHRVFHSERIPREQAELNRLSKSDDSFDPQILITQARSGSQPVIESIDKLHEGNVASQTDQPRTSARSRYANPQTVEDGLAQFEKYKEFADNISKVNPNIAQGLGSNVQKSELRRVVFNPVDDYEGSQVKGNYTDRSINDNKAVGLTHSIASQRTSSKHPEDPALGPQEFERTDIGADNNNGNNTKVSVQPLAWTESPVRAVSQGEPSFGVGTPESKDIRIDINDRFPPDFLSDIFSKAKIHETGLGPQEFERTDIGADNNNGNNTKVSVQPLAWTESPVRAVSQGEPSFGVGTPESKDIRIDINDRFPPDFLSEIFSKAKTHETGVSPVHVDGVGLSLNMENHDPKRRSYFQNLAQDQSARKVFSLIDQDHLSYSSSLTNVEGGAPIDYSYPPLKSDGVGLPHIEEDVRQETSGVVGLNTMDSHTDYGHFELKGTESAWLDGVNARIPESEYEGGKLDIQNIGAHLVNLSLGEFDISTLQIIKNEDLEELRELGSGTFGTVYHGKWRGTDVAIKRIKKSCFTGRTSEQERLTTEFWREAEILSKLHHPNVVAFYGVVQDGPGGTLATVTEFMVNGSLRHVLLSKDRHLDHRKRLIIAMDAAFGMEYLHSKNIVHFDLKCDNLLVNLKDPLRPICKVGDFGLSKIKRNTLVTGGVRGTLPWMAPELLNGSSSKVSEKVDVFSFAIVLWEILTGEEPYANMHYGAIIGGIVNNTLRPPVPSFCDPEWRLLMEQCWAPDPMARPSFTEIARRLRVMSDACQTKQMPK from the exons ATGGACAGGAATCTGGGAAAAAGCGTGGTAGATCAACAGAAAAACTATGAACAAATTCAATCCAATAACATGGAAgctagaaatgaagggaaggggTCTGTAAACCAAAGATTTTTCCATGATCCATCAGCTAATATAAATACTAACATGCGACCTCCTGACTACAACATGTCAATGGGAGCTAGGCCTGTGCTAAATTACTCCATTCAGACTGGTGAGGAATTCGCTCTTGAATTTATGCGGGAGAGGGTGAACCCCAGGCAACAGTTCTTTCCAAATGCTCACATTGATCCTAATAGTTCAACTAGCTATGTGGGACTGGAGGGTGTGTTGGGAATATCCCATATGGGTTCTGAAAGTGGGGCTGACATCTCTATGATTAGCTCGGTTGAAAAAGCTCGGAACCAGGAGTCTGACAGGAAGGGGTCTTCTGTTAATGAAGATCAAAGTTATTATGACCCTGTCCCATCAGTACCGCGAACCTCACCGAGAAATGACAGCAGTCGAGGAATTCATGGTTATCCATCTTCAGGAGCTTCTGATAGTTCATCAACAAAGTTGAAGTTTCTCTGCAGCTTTGGTGGTACAATTTTGCCTCGTCCCAGTGATGGAAAGCTGAGATATGTTGGGGGTGAAACACGCATTATCCGAATAAGCAAAAATATTTCTTGGCAGGAGCTTATGCAGAAAACAGTGGCAATTTACAATCAATCTCACACTATAAAATATCAGCTTCCTGGTGAAGATCTGGATGCGTTGGTTTCTGTATCCTGTGACGAGGATCTTCAGAACATGATGGAAGAATGCAATGTATCAGAAGATGGGGGGTCAAAGAAGCCTAGGATGTTCCTTTTTTCTTGCAATGATCTAGAGGACTCCCAGTTTGGCCTAGGAAGTGGAGAGGGTGAGAATTCTGAGATTCAATATGTAGTTGCTGTAAATGGTATGGACTTGGGTTCAAGGAAGAATTCAATGAATCTGGCAAGTGCATCTGGGAACAATTTGGATGAGTTGCTCTGTCTTAATGTTGAGAGGGAAAGCGGTCGAGTTGCAGCTGAATTTACTGGCAGTAATGTCCCGTCTTCAGCTGTTAATATGCTGCCATCAACAATTCAATCCTCTCAACCAGTGCCGATGATTTCATCTAGTGCCCAAGAATCTAATTCACAACCTTACCATGGCCAGAAAATGCACCGTGGAGATAATAGCCAGCGCCCAGCGTCATCCATGCAACCTATTGAGAGCTTCTCCCATGTGGATGGAAAGGGCATCAATCCATTGCCGGTCCCAGTTCAATTTGGTTTTGGTTCTCATCTTCCTGACCATTCAACAGTTGGGGAAAATTTAGTGGGAGTGCCTTTCCATGTGTATCCTCCAACACAACAGGGGGTTTTGGCAGAAGAGAAACCGTATAGTGGCATTCATGTGCAAAATGCAGAAGTGTCTCTAAAGGATACAAAACTCAAAAGAGATAGCtcaggaaagaaaataaatgaacctGAGAAAGTTAAAACTATGGATAAGGAGGCAGCTAAAAAGGAATTGAAAATGAAGCGGGATGATTCATTCCAGAAGCTTAatgaaacttttaaaattcGGGCAGTGGAAAGTGATACTGTTTCCTTGCATCCACATGATAGTTCTGCTCCAAATTACACTTCTAGAGAAGAAGTATCGGTTGCCAATTCAATGCAAGAAGTAGGATCACCACTGCAGCTCATGAAAAGTAATAAAGGGCCCCAAGAAGCTGTACTCAGTTTGATGTCCACTGAAGCTGTGACTGAagggataaaaaataacagGGATGACCATTTCCATTCATCTGGTGATCCATTTGCCCCAGGATATGGGGGTTCTGAGGCTGATCCAACAGATTTTAGCTATCCTGAACCATCTGTGGTTTCTCATCGGGTTTTCCATTCTGAGCGAATTCCCAGGGAGCAGGCAGAATTAAATCGCTTGTCAAAATCTGATGATTCTTTTGATCCTCAGATTCTAATAACTCAAGCACGTTCTGGTTCTCAACCAGTTATAGAATCGATTGATAAGTTGCATGAAGGAAATGTGGCTTCCCAGACTGACCAGCCCCGCACATCTGCAAGATCGCGTTATGCAAATCCCCAGACTGTTGAAGATGGACTCGCACAGTTTGAAAAGTATAAAGAATTTGCTGATAACATCAGTAAAGTAAATCCCAATATTGCTCAAGGTCTAGGGTCAAACGTGCAGAAATCTGAATTGAGACGTGTTGTTTTTAATCCAGTGGATGATTATGAAGGTTCCCAGGTTAAAGGTAACTACACTGATCGCTCTATCAATGATAACAAAGCAGTTGGGTTGACACATTCCATAGCAAGTCAGAGAACTTCTAGTAAGCACCCAGAAGATCCTGCTTTGGGGCCTCAAGAGTTTGAAAGAACTGATATTGGTGCTGATAATAACAATGGGAACAACACCAAGGTGAGTGTGCAGCCTCTGGCATGGACAGAGAGCCCAGTTAGAGCTGTTTCTCAAGGGGAGCCCAGCTTTGGTGTTGGCACTCCTGAGTCCAAAGACATACGAATTGATATAAATGACCGGTTTCCTCCTGATTTCCTGTCTGATATTTTCTCAAAAGCAAAAATCCATGAGACTGGTTTGGGGCCTCAAGAGTTTGAAAGAACTGATATTGGTGCTGATAATAACAATGGGAACAACACCAAGGTGAGTGTGCAGCCTCTGGCATGGACAGAGAGCCCAGTTAGAGCTGTTTCTCAAGGGGAGCCCAGCTTTGGTGTTGGCACTCCTGAGTCCAAAGACATACGAATCGATATAAATGACCGGTTTCCTCCTGATTTCCTGTCTGAGATTTTCTCAAAAGCGAAAACCCATGAGACTGGGGTCAGTCCAGTGCATGTTGATGGAGTGGGCTTGAGCTTGAACATGGAGAATCATGACCCAAAACGCCGGTCTTACTTTCAGAATTTGGCTCAAGATCAGTCTGCCAGGAAAGTTTTTTCCCTAATAGACCAAGACCATCTGAGTTATTCATCCTCGCTTACAAATGTTGAAGGAGGGGCTCCCATAGATTATAGTTATCCACCCTTAAAGTCTGATGGAGTTGGCTTGCCTCACATTGAGGAAGATGTTCGGCAAGAGACATCTGGTGTTGTTGGACTGAACACCATGGATTCCCACACAGATTATGGTCATTTTGAGCTGAAAGGCACTGAGAGTGCGTGGTTGGATGGGGTGAATGCTAGAATACCTGAATCAGAGTATGAG GGTGGCAAGTTGGACATTCAAAACATTGGCGCACATCTTGTCAATCTTTCTCTAGGAGAGTTTGATATTAGCACCTTGCAG ATCATAAAAAATGAGGACCTGGAAGAGCTGAGAGAATTGGGGTCTGGCACATTTGGTACTGTTTATCATGGAAAATGGAGGGGTACGGATGTTGCCATTAAGCGAATAAAAAAGAGCTGCTTCACCGGCCGCACATCAGAACAAGAAAGATTG accACGGAGTTCTGGCGTGAAGCCGAAATTCTTTCAAAGCTTCACCACCCCAATGTTGTTGCATTTTATGGAGTGGTGCAGGATGGACCAGGAGGAACACTAGCCACTGTGACAGAGTTCATGGTGAATGGCTCTCTTAGACATGTTTTACTTAGCAAGGACAG GCATCTTGATCATCGTAAGCGTCTGATTATTGCGATGGATGCAGCTTTTGGAATGGAATATTTGCATTCAAAGAACATTGTGCATTTTGATTTGAAATGTGACAACTTGCTTGTCAACCTGAAGGATCCTTTACGACCTATTTGCAAG GTAGGTGATTTTGGTTTGTCAAAGATCAAAAGGAATACCTTGGTTACTGGTGGTGTAAGGGGAACTCTTCCATGGATGGCTCCAGAACTCCTGAATGGTAGCAGCAGTAAGGTTTCTGAAAAG GTTGATGTGTTCTCATTCGCCATTGTCTTATGGGAGATTCTCACTGGTGAAGAGCCTTATGCCAATATGCATTATGGTGCAATCATAG GAGGCATAGTTAATAACACCTTGAGACCGCCTGTGCCAAGCTTTTGTGACCCGGAATGGAGATTGCTAATGGAGCAGTGTTGGGCACCTGATCCCATGGCCCGTCCATCATTCACAGAGATCGCCAGGCGCTTACGCGTCATGTCAGACGCATGTCAAACTAAACAGATGCCCAAGTAG